Proteins encoded by one window of Bradyrhizobium sp. B097:
- a CDS encoding multidrug efflux SMR transporter, producing the protein MSHSIAWIALVVAGLLDVGWAISMKYAEGYTRLGWTLVSLALLAAFVFLLGRALQVLGVGVAYTVWTGIGAVGTLTMGVLLFNEALNPMKVAGIALVLVGIAALKFAPE; encoded by the coding sequence ATGTCGCACTCCATTGCCTGGATCGCGCTGGTCGTCGCCGGTCTTCTCGACGTCGGCTGGGCCATCTCGATGAAATATGCCGAAGGCTATACGCGCCTTGGCTGGACGCTGGTCTCGCTGGCGCTGCTCGCCGCGTTCGTGTTCCTGCTCGGGCGCGCGTTGCAGGTGCTCGGCGTCGGCGTCGCCTACACGGTATGGACCGGCATCGGCGCGGTCGGCACGCTGACCATGGGCGTGCTGCTGTTCAACGAGGCTTTGAATCCGATGAAGGTCGCCGGGATCGCGTTGGTCTTGGTCGGCATCGCCGCGCTGAAATTCGCGCCGGAATAA
- a CDS encoding glutathione S-transferase family protein — translation MAALKLISHKLCPYVQRAVIALHEKGVPFERIDIDLANKPDWFLKISPLGKVPVLVVTGDDGKEVALFESNVICEYIEETQGGAKLHPGDALTRAEHRAWMEFGSAILGDLWGLETATDAAVFEGKRQAVAAKFARVEAALGAGPFFAGARFSLVDAVFAPVFRYFDLFDQLTDLAVFTHTPKVRAWRSALAQRPSVRSAVSPEYPALLHAFLVGHRAHMLKLAA, via the coding sequence ATGGCCGCCCTGAAGCTGATCAGCCACAAGCTCTGTCCCTACGTGCAACGCGCGGTGATCGCGCTGCACGAGAAGGGCGTGCCGTTCGAGCGGATCGACATCGATCTCGCCAACAAGCCGGACTGGTTCCTGAAGATCTCGCCGCTCGGCAAGGTGCCGGTGCTGGTCGTGACCGGTGACGACGGCAAGGAGGTCGCGCTGTTCGAGAGCAACGTGATCTGCGAGTACATCGAGGAGACGCAAGGCGGCGCGAAGCTGCATCCGGGGGATGCACTGACGCGCGCCGAGCATCGCGCCTGGATGGAGTTCGGCTCGGCCATTCTCGGCGACCTCTGGGGGCTCGAGACTGCGACCGATGCCGCGGTCTTCGAGGGCAAGCGGCAGGCGGTCGCCGCAAAATTCGCGCGCGTCGAGGCTGCGCTCGGCGCGGGTCCGTTCTTCGCGGGCGCCAGGTTCAGTCTGGTGGATGCGGTGTTCGCGCCGGTCTTCCGCTATTTCGATCTGTTCGACCAGCTGACCGATCTAGCCGTGTTCACCCACACGCCAAAGGTTCGCGCGTGGCGTAGTGCGCTGGCGCAGCGGCCGAGCGTGCGCAGCGCCGTGTCGCCTGAATATCCCGCGCTGCTGCACGCGTTCCTGGTCGGCCACCGCGCGCACATGCTGAAGCTTGCCGCGTAA
- a CDS encoding anhydro-N-acetylmuramic acid kinase has product MMLTALGLMSGTSLDGVDVALIETDGRQIKAFGPTGYRPYTDSERSLLRQALTEAVHLTQRDARPGILRQAEQAVTSAHAAAVASFMAQTRISAQDIDIVGFHGQTVLHRPERRLTVQIGDALALAKAIHIPVMHDFRAADVEAGGQGAPLVPVYHRALAQSLNREGPTVVVNIGGVSNITYIDGTDTLIACDTGPGNALLDDFMFRQMHQPYDTAGKFAALGKPDEAWIAQALRLPFFSVPPPKSLDRNDFASLKLGAVAPADGAATLTAFTAAAIARVVPLLPKAPKSWIICGGGASNLTMLRMLRERLTPALVEPAEALGWAADAIEAQAFGFLAARGMKGLPLSYPTTTGVPIPMTGGIIARP; this is encoded by the coding sequence ATGATGTTAACGGCACTCGGTCTGATGAGCGGGACCTCGCTCGACGGGGTCGACGTGGCACTGATCGAGACCGACGGCCGCCAGATCAAGGCCTTCGGGCCTACAGGCTATCGACCCTATACCGACAGCGAGCGCAGCCTGCTGCGCCAGGCGCTGACCGAGGCCGTCCATCTGACACAGCGCGACGCCCGGCCGGGGATCTTGCGGCAGGCCGAGCAGGCCGTCACGTCAGCCCATGCTGCGGCCGTCGCCAGCTTCATGGCGCAGACCCGGATCTCCGCCCAGGACATCGACATCGTCGGGTTCCATGGCCAGACCGTGCTGCACCGCCCCGAGCGGAGGTTGACGGTCCAGATCGGCGATGCCCTGGCGCTCGCCAAAGCGATCCACATTCCGGTGATGCATGATTTCCGCGCCGCCGACGTCGAGGCCGGCGGGCAGGGCGCGCCGCTCGTGCCGGTCTACCACCGCGCGCTGGCGCAATCGCTGAACCGCGAGGGGCCGACCGTCGTGGTCAATATCGGCGGCGTCTCCAACATCACCTATATCGACGGAACCGACACGCTGATCGCCTGCGACACCGGGCCCGGCAACGCGCTGCTCGACGACTTCATGTTCCGCCAGATGCATCAGCCGTACGACACCGCCGGGAAATTTGCCGCGCTGGGCAAACCAGACGAAGCCTGGATCGCACAGGCGTTGAGGCTGCCGTTCTTCTCGGTTCCGCCGCCGAAATCGCTCGACCGCAACGACTTTGCCAGCCTGAAGCTCGGCGCCGTGGCGCCGGCCGATGGCGCTGCGACGCTGACCGCTTTCACGGCGGCCGCGATCGCTCGCGTGGTGCCGCTGCTGCCGAAGGCGCCGAAGAGCTGGATCATCTGCGGCGGCGGCGCCTCCAACCTCACCATGCTGCGGATGCTGCGCGAGCGCCTGACGCCGGCGCTCGTCGAGCCCGCCGAGGCGCTCGGCTGGGCGGCGGACGCGATCGAGGCGCAGGCCTTCGGCTTCCTCGCCGCGCGCGGCATGAAGGGCCTGCCGCTGAGCTACCCCACCACCACGGGGGTGCCGATCCCGATGACCGGGGGCATCATCGCGCGACCGTGA
- the tyrS gene encoding tyrosine--tRNA ligase: MTAFKSDFLNTLQERGFVHQCSDFEGLDALAAKGEATAYVGYDCTAPSLHIGNFLTMMMLYWLQQSGNKPITLMGGGTTMVGDPSGKDETRAMRTVAEIEANKASIRGVFAKVLRYGNGPSDAIMLDNAEWLTKLNWIEMLRDIGRHFSVNRMLTMDSVRLRLEREQEMSFIEFNYMVCQAYDFVELSRRAGCRLQMGGSDQWGNIVNGVDLGRRMGSPQLFALTTPLLTTASGDKMGKTAKGAVWLNADQFSPYDFWQYWRNVEDADVVKFLKLFTILPMSEIGKLAALGGSEINEAKKVLATEATALLHGRDAANEAAETARRTFEEGALAETLPTVEIPRGEFGAGVGVLVAFVKAELVASNGEARRQIKGGGLRVNDVAVTDEKMLLTPANLTPEGVVKLSLGKKRHVLLKPA, translated from the coding sequence ATGACTGCATTTAAATCGGATTTCCTGAACACTCTACAGGAACGCGGCTTCGTCCACCAGTGCTCCGATTTCGAGGGCCTCGACGCGCTTGCCGCGAAGGGCGAGGCGACCGCCTATGTCGGCTATGACTGCACCGCGCCGTCGCTGCACATCGGCAACTTCCTCACCATGATGATGCTGTACTGGCTGCAACAGAGCGGCAACAAGCCGATCACATTGATGGGCGGCGGCACCACGATGGTCGGCGACCCCTCCGGCAAGGACGAGACGCGTGCGATGCGCACGGTCGCGGAGATCGAAGCCAACAAGGCCTCGATCCGCGGCGTGTTCGCCAAGGTGCTGCGCTATGGCAATGGGCCCTCCGACGCCATCATGCTCGACAACGCCGAGTGGCTGACCAAGCTGAACTGGATCGAGATGCTGCGCGACATCGGCCGGCACTTCTCGGTCAACCGCATGCTGACGATGGATTCGGTGCGGCTCCGGCTCGAGCGCGAGCAGGAGATGAGCTTCATCGAATTCAACTACATGGTCTGCCAGGCCTACGACTTCGTCGAGCTGTCGCGCCGCGCCGGCTGCCGGCTGCAGATGGGCGGCTCCGACCAGTGGGGCAACATCGTCAACGGCGTCGATCTCGGCCGCCGCATGGGCTCGCCGCAGCTGTTCGCGCTGACCACGCCGTTGCTGACCACCGCCTCCGGCGACAAGATGGGCAAGACCGCCAAGGGCGCGGTGTGGCTCAACGCCGACCAGTTCTCGCCGTACGATTTCTGGCAATACTGGCGCAACGTCGAGGACGCCGACGTCGTCAAATTCCTCAAGCTGTTCACGATCCTGCCGATGAGCGAGATCGGCAAGCTCGCCGCGCTCGGTGGCAGCGAGATCAACGAAGCCAAGAAGGTGCTGGCAACCGAGGCCACCGCCCTGCTCCATGGCCGCGATGCGGCCAATGAAGCCGCCGAGACCGCGCGCCGCACCTTCGAGGAAGGTGCGCTGGCCGAGACCTTGCCGACGGTGGAAATTCCGCGCGGCGAATTCGGAGCCGGCGTCGGCGTGCTCGTCGCCTTCGTCAAGGCCGAGCTCGTCGCCTCCAACGGCGAAGCGCGGCGGCAGATCAAGGGCGGCGGCCTGCGCGTCAACGATGTCGCGGTCACCGACGAGAAGATGCTGCTGACGCCGGCCAATCTGACGCCGGAAGGCGTCGTCAAATTGTCGCTCGGCAAGAAGCGGCACGTCCTGCTGAAGCCTGCATAG
- a CDS encoding MFS transporter, translating into MDQTTTPNDTLATPAKQSRVALNVLALCFVLSVLGRGLSDSFTVFLKPISENFGWDRASVVSVYSLTWLASGLTAPLVGRLFDRSGPRVVYALGLSLLGCAFLIASRAQALWQFQLSVGLCVGFGTALIGNVSNSILLGRWFGPKLPTAMAVMYSATGAGLLVLLPLSQVLIDRIGWREAYQVFGVSALGLLVPLVFLPWRLLAGGSPHIIRKAQAGLAEEGWTLLAAMRHHAFWALFSTFFFTAIAMYALTAQIVAYLIDVGFPPLQAATAWGFSGVALFVGMLGVSTLDGIIGRRPSVLFSYGVSIIGIILLWLLQWYPNYWLLTGFVICFGSMIGSRGPLITATALKIFRGERVGTIYGTIMIGSGLGSALGSWGGGLIHDWTHSYNPLIAFALVNVVLGLIPFLVVPALRR; encoded by the coding sequence ATGGACCAGACCACGACTCCGAACGACACGCTTGCAACGCCGGCGAAACAGTCGCGCGTCGCACTGAACGTGCTCGCACTCTGCTTCGTGCTGTCGGTGCTCGGACGCGGTCTCAGCGACAGCTTCACGGTGTTCCTCAAGCCGATCTCGGAAAATTTCGGCTGGGACCGCGCCTCCGTCGTGTCGGTCTATTCGCTGACCTGGCTCGCCAGCGGCCTCACCGCGCCCCTGGTCGGGCGCCTGTTCGATCGCTCGGGTCCGCGCGTGGTCTATGCGCTGGGCCTGTCGCTGCTCGGCTGCGCATTCCTGATCGCCTCACGCGCGCAAGCGCTCTGGCAGTTCCAGCTCAGCGTCGGCCTCTGCGTCGGCTTCGGCACCGCGCTGATCGGCAACGTCTCGAACTCGATCCTGCTCGGCCGCTGGTTCGGACCAAAGCTGCCAACCGCGATGGCCGTGATGTATTCGGCGACCGGCGCCGGCCTCTTGGTGCTGCTGCCGCTGTCGCAGGTGCTGATCGACCGGATCGGCTGGCGCGAGGCCTATCAGGTATTCGGCGTCAGTGCGCTTGGCCTGCTCGTCCCGCTCGTGTTCCTGCCGTGGCGGCTGCTCGCCGGCGGATCGCCGCACATCATCAGGAAGGCGCAAGCCGGGCTCGCCGAAGAAGGCTGGACGTTGCTGGCTGCGATGCGCCACCACGCCTTCTGGGCGCTGTTCTCGACTTTCTTCTTCACCGCGATTGCGATGTATGCGCTGACGGCGCAGATCGTCGCCTACCTGATCGATGTCGGCTTCCCGCCGCTGCAGGCCGCCACCGCCTGGGGCTTCTCCGGCGTCGCGCTGTTCGTCGGCATGCTCGGCGTGTCCACGCTCGACGGCATCATCGGCCGCCGGCCCTCGGTGCTGTTCAGCTACGGCGTCTCGATCATCGGCATCATCCTGCTCTGGCTGCTACAGTGGTATCCGAACTACTGGCTGCTGACCGGCTTTGTGATCTGCTTCGGCAGCATGATCGGCTCGCGCGGCCCGCTGATCACCGCGACCGCGCTAAAAATCTTCCGCGGTGAACGTGTCGGCACGATCTACGGCACCATCATGATCGGCAGCGGCCTCGGCTCCGCGCTCGGCTCCTGGGGCGGCGGCCTGATCCACGACTGGACCCACAGCTACAATCCGCTGATCGCCTTCGCGCTCGTCAACGTGGTGCTCGGCCTGATCCCGTTCCTGGTGGTGCCGGCGCTGCGGCGCTGA
- a CDS encoding DUF3971 domain-containing protein, with product MPARERSITVDGRPDGGDQLRRQHREAMARNTSPQGPNPRAGTDFSQWEDDAAWDEQDEAAGNRARQLLARSNTNLHRFSDFCSGMQRWLHRERWIRRIGLVLVVLVVMFATCFGALWWRLGAGPINLDLATPWLAAAIEENIGHGNTVEVGGTQIERAGRVRIAVRIRDIIVRDRDHAVVASAPKAEVRLSGTALLMGQLRAESLNLVDAELSVRITPDGNVTVSAGDTAKPLATGVASKREAGLPPTFPRPATAAPPPPVALPPVASAPSAAAPDSAQSGLLAGLDWLDSLSMTGLDGQNLNEIGLKNGNLVVDDQQRGNKWSFENISLSLRRPSGGGVALSFGEDGAKPWSVRVLIGPQQNGVRSVDIKADKVSTRNILLAMRTKDLTYTADLPLSGEMKGELGRDGLPTYFRGKINVGAGNIIDTDTPDYPMPVDSAEMSVEWDSGRRVLLAPIKIVSGANRITLLGHLEPPNDNVTDWQAGLSGGTIVLAGADKDEPPLIFNRINVGFRFDTEKKRVLLTQADISNGEIGVAGTGSIDYSGEPRLQLGFAGTPMSASALKRMWPIIIVPEVREWVLERIDRGTLQRIDVGVNSPVHNLSRKGPPIPDDGLSVNIVASGVTVRPVDKMPAVHDADLKARVTGRTATVTINQGIADTPAGRKITLSDFSFEVPDMAPKPSPSKVKFRVDCPVPAAAEILASDRLSDLSGPPIDPNGSKGNVTATINLGMPVTGGLTKADTQYSVTADISAVAVDKLVMNQKLEANTLKVIASNAGFQVKGDVKINGQAASLDYRKPADGDADVKLQATLDDASRARLGLDLGPAVSGAIPIKLSGKIGSGDNPATKMGVEADLTQLKLDNILPGWVKAQGRAGKATFNVVPKGQSTRFEDISIDGSGVSIKGALEVDQNGDLMNANFPTYAPSDGDKTSLRADRGPDGVIKVTMRGDVFDGRGFLKSAISGRDSDPKSKTKTTDFDVDLKLGAVAGFNGEALRGVDAKISRRNGFFKAFTLSGRVGRDTPVSVDMRGRQQGREVIYLQTGDAGAFLRFIDTYSKVVGGQLTLAMEPPIPEPSPREGLINITGFSVKGETQLDRAVAGGPVSTQNGIGFDALRAEFTRQSGQLSIRNGVVKGPSIGATIEGSIDYLGNQVRMNGTFIPMYGLNNMFGQIPFFGIFLGAGSNEGLIGVTYEVVGTPSAPVLRVNPISALAPGLTRKIFEFKQYGPNDLPTTNN from the coding sequence ATGCCGGCAAGGGAGCGCTCGATAACAGTCGACGGGCGCCCCGATGGCGGCGATCAGCTTCGCCGTCAGCACCGAGAGGCAATGGCAAGGAACACGTCGCCGCAGGGTCCAAATCCGCGCGCCGGGACCGACTTCTCGCAATGGGAAGACGACGCCGCGTGGGACGAGCAGGATGAGGCGGCGGGCAACCGTGCGCGGCAATTGCTGGCGCGTTCCAACACCAACCTGCATCGTTTCAGCGATTTCTGCTCCGGCATGCAGCGCTGGCTGCATCGTGAGCGTTGGATCCGCCGCATCGGGCTGGTGCTCGTGGTGCTGGTCGTGATGTTCGCGACCTGCTTCGGCGCGTTGTGGTGGCGGCTCGGCGCCGGTCCGATCAATCTCGATCTGGCGACGCCATGGCTTGCCGCGGCGATCGAGGAGAATATCGGTCACGGCAACACGGTCGAGGTCGGCGGAACGCAGATCGAGCGCGCCGGCCGGGTCAGGATCGCGGTGCGCATCCGTGACATCATCGTCCGCGACCGCGACCACGCGGTCGTTGCCAGCGCGCCGAAAGCCGAAGTGCGCTTGTCCGGAACGGCATTGCTGATGGGCCAGTTGCGGGCGGAGAGCCTCAACCTGGTCGATGCGGAACTGTCGGTGCGCATCACGCCCGACGGCAATGTCACCGTGTCCGCCGGCGACACCGCAAAACCGCTCGCCACCGGGGTTGCATCCAAGCGGGAGGCGGGGCTGCCGCCGACATTCCCGCGGCCGGCGACCGCTGCGCCGCCGCCGCCGGTTGCCTTGCCTCCAGTTGCCTCCGCACCCTCGGCTGCCGCACCCGATTCGGCCCAGAGCGGGCTGCTCGCCGGCCTCGACTGGCTCGACAGCCTCAGCATGACCGGCCTCGATGGTCAGAATCTCAACGAGATCGGCCTGAAGAACGGCAATCTCGTCGTCGACGACCAGCAGCGCGGCAACAAATGGAGCTTTGAGAATATCAGCCTGAGCCTGCGGCGCCCGAGTGGCGGCGGGGTTGCGCTCAGCTTCGGCGAGGACGGCGCAAAGCCCTGGTCGGTCCGCGTCCTGATTGGACCGCAGCAGAATGGCGTGCGCTCGGTCGACATCAAGGCCGACAAGGTCTCCACCCGCAACATCCTGCTCGCGATGCGGACCAAGGATCTCACCTACACCGCGGACCTGCCGCTGTCGGGCGAGATGAAGGGCGAGCTCGGCCGCGACGGCCTGCCGACCTATTTCCGCGGCAAGATCAATGTCGGTGCCGGCAACATCATCGACACCGACACGCCCGACTACCCGATGCCGGTCGATTCGGCCGAGATGAGCGTCGAATGGGATTCGGGGCGCCGCGTGCTGCTGGCGCCGATCAAGATCGTCTCGGGCGCCAACCGCATCACGCTGCTCGGCCATCTCGAGCCGCCGAACGACAACGTCACCGACTGGCAGGCGGGCCTGTCCGGGGGCACCATCGTGCTCGCCGGCGCCGACAAGGACGAACCGCCGCTGATCTTCAATCGCATCAACGTCGGTTTCCGGTTCGACACCGAGAAGAAGCGGGTGCTGCTGACCCAGGCCGATATCAGCAATGGCGAGATCGGCGTCGCCGGCACCGGCAGCATCGACTACTCCGGCGAGCCGCGGTTGCAACTCGGCTTCGCCGGCACGCCGATGTCGGCCTCCGCGCTGAAGCGGATGTGGCCGATCATCATCGTGCCCGAGGTGCGCGAATGGGTGCTCGAGCGGATCGACCGCGGCACGCTCCAGCGCATCGATGTCGGCGTCAATTCGCCGGTACATAATCTGTCGCGCAAGGGACCGCCGATCCCGGATGACGGCCTCTCGGTTAACATCGTCGCTTCGGGTGTCACGGTGCGTCCGGTGGACAAGATGCCCGCGGTGCATGATGCGGATCTGAAGGCCAGGGTGACCGGCCGCACGGCGACCGTGACCATCAATCAGGGCATCGCCGACACGCCGGCCGGCCGCAAGATCACGCTGTCGGATTTCAGCTTCGAGGTGCCCGACATGGCGCCGAAGCCGTCGCCGTCGAAGGTCAAGTTCCGGGTCGACTGTCCGGTGCCGGCCGCCGCCGAAATCCTCGCATCCGACCGGCTCAGCGATCTCTCCGGTCCGCCGATCGATCCCAACGGCAGCAAGGGCAACGTCACGGCCACGATCAATCTCGGCATGCCGGTGACGGGCGGGCTGACCAAGGCCGACACGCAATATTCCGTCACCGCCGACATCTCCGCCGTTGCCGTCGACAAGCTGGTCATGAACCAGAAGCTCGAGGCCAACACGCTGAAGGTGATTGCGAGCAACGCCGGCTTCCAGGTCAAGGGCGACGTCAAGATCAACGGGCAGGCGGCCTCGCTCGACTACCGCAAGCCGGCCGACGGCGATGCCGACGTCAAGCTGCAGGCAACGCTGGACGATGCGAGCCGCGCACGGCTCGGGCTTGATCTCGGTCCCGCCGTGTCAGGCGCGATCCCGATCAAGCTGAGCGGCAAGATCGGCAGCGGCGACAATCCCGCCACCAAGATGGGTGTCGAGGCCGACCTGACCCAGCTCAAGCTCGACAACATCCTGCCGGGTTGGGTCAAGGCGCAGGGCAGGGCCGGCAAGGCGACCTTCAACGTGGTGCCGAAGGGGCAGTCGACGCGGTTCGAGGATATCTCGATCGATGGCAGCGGCGTCTCGATCAAGGGCGCGCTCGAGGTCGACCAGAACGGCGACCTGATGAATGCGAACTTCCCGACCTATGCGCCGTCGGACGGCGACAAGACATCGCTGCGGGCCGATCGCGGTCCCGACGGCGTGATCAAGGTGACGATGCGTGGCGACGTGTTCGATGGCCGCGGCTTCCTGAAATCGGCGATCTCCGGCCGCGACAGCGATCCCAAGAGCAAGACCAAGACCACCGATTTCGATGTCGATCTGAAGCTCGGCGCGGTGGCCGGGTTCAACGGCGAAGCGCTGCGTGGCGTCGACGCCAAGATTTCGCGGCGCAACGGGTTCTTCAAGGCGTTCACGCTGAGCGGCAGGGTCGGCCGCGATACCCCCGTCAGCGTCGACATGCGCGGCCGCCAGCAGGGCCGCGAGGTGATCTACCTGCAAACCGGTGACGCCGGCGCGTTCCTGCGCTTCATCGACACCTATTCGAAGGTGGTCGGCGGCCAGCTCACGCTGGCGATGGAGCCGCCGATCCCCGAGCCGAGCCCGAGGGAAGGTCTCATCAACATCACCGGCTTTTCGGTGAAGGGCGAAACCCAGCTCGACCGCGCCGTCGCCGGCGGGCCGGTCAGCACCCAGAACGGCATCGGGTTCGACGCGCTGCGCGCCGAGTTCACGCGCCAGAGCGGCCAGCTCTCGATCCGCAACGGCGTGGTCAAGGGACCGAGCATCGGCGCGACGATCGAAGGCAGCATCGACTATCTCGGCAACCAGGTGCGGATGAACGGCACCTTCATTCCGATGTACGGCTTGAACAACATGTTCGGCCAGATCCCGTTCTTCGGGATTTTCCTGGGCGCCGGCAGCAACGAAGGCCTGATCGGTGTGACCTATGAAGTGGTGGGAACACCGAGTGCGCCGGTGCTGCGCGTCAACCCGATCTCGGCGCTGGCGCCCGGCCTGACGCGCAAGATCTTCGAGTTCAAGCAGTACGGCCCGAACGATCTGCCGACGACGAACAATTAG
- a CDS encoding peroxiredoxin encodes MSKKTRKKSSNTTGKRVATKVARATSASTGKSAMKTRTTVAKTAAAKKAAKKATKAKAKTTAKTATGVQGKASHKAASKPLKAEPAATVTKLSAVTLTEGAAAPGFDLPRDGGGSASLRDFAGKKLVLFFYPRADTPGCTREAIDFTRLKNEFAASGAEVVGISADTVKAQESFRNKHQLSVPLVSDPAHQMLEAYGAWGEKSMYGRTFMGIIRTTVLVDSSGKVARIWRHVKVDGHAEAVLEAARSL; translated from the coding sequence ATGTCCAAGAAAACGCGCAAGAAATCCTCCAACACAACCGGAAAGCGGGTCGCAACAAAGGTTGCGCGCGCCACAAGCGCAAGCACTGGGAAGTCCGCGATGAAAACCCGCACAACGGTTGCGAAGACGGCCGCGGCCAAGAAAGCAGCCAAGAAAGCAACGAAGGCGAAGGCCAAGACCACCGCAAAGACCGCAACGGGTGTTCAAGGCAAAGCCTCGCACAAGGCTGCATCGAAACCGTTAAAGGCTGAGCCGGCCGCAACCGTGACCAAGTTGTCCGCCGTCACACTCACTGAGGGCGCCGCGGCGCCCGGCTTCGACCTGCCGCGCGACGGTGGAGGCAGCGCTTCACTGCGAGATTTTGCCGGCAAGAAGCTGGTGCTGTTCTTCTATCCCCGCGCCGACACCCCCGGCTGCACCAGGGAGGCGATCGACTTCACCCGGCTCAAGAACGAGTTCGCGGCTTCAGGTGCCGAGGTGGTCGGCATTTCCGCCGACACGGTTAAGGCGCAGGAGTCATTTCGAAACAAACACCAGCTGTCGGTGCCGCTGGTCTCGGACCCGGCCCACCAGATGCTGGAGGCGTATGGCGCCTGGGGCGAAAAATCCATGTATGGCAGGACCTTCATGGGAATTATTCGCACCACGGTTCTGGTCGATTCCAGTGGAAAAGTCGCCCGGATCTGGCGCCATGTGAAGGTCGACGGCCATGCCGAAGCGGTATTGGAGGCCGCCCGATCGCTCTGA
- a CDS encoding peptidoglycan DD-metalloendopeptidase family protein yields the protein MSSRSGHHQKHHHPQDHGRSPARRPVAQHAAPAAAASGEGYTLVHAGKQVRFGPVVFWIAVGTVVLLGMWSAATATYFAFRDDVLTRLIARQAEMQYAYEDRISELRAKVDRTTSRQLLDQEQFDQKLDQIMKRQSALESRATALGAMPDVATTGSTKPQGRADAAPSSGTPKPSPISDTVIFVAPPDREARLESRAPLIAKAQPNQFAKAQGVDNVLVRLQTSLDQVERRQVAALSSVEDGIESRVRRMRGVISDLGLNMAQLEAATPRSGMGGPYVPVKLTPDAGAFERQLYRININRAQMQRLNQTLALVPYRKPVVGEVEFTSGFGVRSDPFLGRPAMHTGLDFRAAQGDPVRVTANGKVVSAGWAGGYGRMVEVDHGNGLSTRYGHLSEIGVKVGEYVKIGQVIGAVGSTGRSTGPHLHYETRIDGEAVDPQKFLRAGVRLSAG from the coding sequence ATGTCGAGCCGGTCCGGTCATCACCAGAAACACCATCATCCACAGGACCATGGCCGGTCGCCGGCACGCCGTCCGGTAGCACAGCATGCCGCACCGGCGGCGGCCGCCTCCGGCGAGGGCTATACGCTGGTTCATGCCGGCAAGCAGGTCCGGTTCGGGCCCGTCGTGTTCTGGATCGCGGTCGGCACCGTCGTCCTGCTCGGCATGTGGTCGGCGGCGACCGCGACCTATTTCGCATTCCGTGACGACGTCCTGACCCGGCTGATCGCGCGCCAGGCCGAGATGCAATACGCCTATGAGGACCGCATCTCGGAGCTGCGCGCCAAGGTCGACCGCACCACCAGCCGCCAACTGCTCGATCAGGAGCAGTTCGACCAGAAGCTCGACCAGATCATGAAGCGGCAATCGGCGCTGGAATCGCGCGCCACCGCGCTCGGCGCGATGCCTGATGTTGCGACCACCGGATCGACCAAGCCGCAGGGCCGCGCCGACGCCGCGCCGTCATCCGGCACGCCAAAGCCCTCCCCGATCAGCGACACCGTGATCTTCGTGGCACCGCCGGATCGCGAGGCGCGGCTGGAATCGCGCGCGCCGCTGATCGCCAAGGCGCAACCGAACCAGTTCGCCAAAGCGCAGGGCGTCGACAACGTCCTGGTCCGTCTGCAAACCTCGCTCGATCAGGTCGAGCGGCGCCAGGTCGCCGCGCTCTCCTCGGTCGAGGACGGCATCGAATCGCGGGTGCGCCGGATGCGCGGCGTGATCTCCGATCTCGGCCTCAACATGGCGCAGCTCGAAGCCGCGACGCCGCGCTCCGGCATGGGCGGACCCTATGTGCCGGTGAAGCTCACGCCCGACGCTGGCGCGTTCGAGCGCCAGCTCTATCGCATCAACATCAACCGCGCGCAGATGCAGCGCCTGAACCAGACGCTGGCGCTGGTGCCTTACCGCAAGCCCGTTGTCGGCGAGGTCGAATTCACCAGCGGCTTCGGCGTTCGCTCCGATCCCTTCCTCGGCCGTCCGGCGATGCACACCGGGCTCGACTTCCGCGCCGCGCAAGGCGATCCGGTGCGGGTCACCGCCAACGGCAAGGTGGTGTCGGCAGGCTGGGCCGGCGGCTACGGCCGCATGGTCGAGGTCGATCACGGCAATGGTCTCTCGACCCGCTACGGCCATCTCTCCGAGATCGGCGTCAAGGTCGGTGAATACGTCAAGATCGGCCAGGTGATCGGCGCCGTCGGCTCGACCGGCCGCTCCACCGGTCCCCATCTGCACTATGAGACCCGCATCGACGGCGAAGCGGTCGATCCGCAGAAATTCCTCCGCGCCGGCGTCCGGCTCAGCGCAGGCTAG